The sequence GCCGTCGTGGCCGCGGTCGCGCTGGCGGCGCTGGCGGCGGTCTTCTTCATCTTCCTGGGCGGGGGCGACGCCGAGCCGCCTCCCGCTTCCGCCGCGGCCCGTCCCGCCCCGCCGGCCAAGGCTCCCCCGCCACCCCCGCCGCCGGCCGCGGATCCCGCCGACCGCCTGCGCAAGGATCTGGAGGCCTTCCGCGAGCTGGCCGAGGCCCAGATGCGGCGCGACGACCCCGAGCGCTTCACCGGACCGTATCGCACGATCCTCGAGCAGATCGAGCGCGCGCGGAAGAATTCGGATTTCGCGGCCCAGAAGGCGTGGCTCGAGGAGCAGACCCGCTTCGAGGAAAAGGTCAACCAGGCGATTCTGCAGACCGAATGGCTGCCGCGCAAAAAGCGCGTCGATGAGCACTTCGCCGCCGGCCGATACGCCCAGGCGTTGACGGAGCTTCAGGCCCTGGACGAGGTCTACAAGTGGCTCGCCCGCGGGCCGGCCTCCCGGAAAACCAAGGCGGGAGAGGAATGCGACGAGTACCTGGAGCGCGTGCGGCGCAGCCTCGAGGAGTCGACCCTGAGCGGCCTGGAGCGGGTCGAGCGGCTGTTCGCCGATCCGGCCCAGCGGCGCGAGGCCTACCGGCAGCTCGATGCGCTCGTCGTGTCCGCGCCGCCCGCTCAGAAGGAGGATCTCGAAGCGCGCCGCCGGGACCTTTTCCGGCGCGAGCTCGGGGAGATTCTGGGTTCGTCGCCCACGCCGGACCGGATCCGCAAGGCGCAGGAACGGCTCGCGGAGCTGCGGGCGGCGCACAAGGAGAATCCCGCGGCGATCGCGGCCCTGGCGGAGGAAGGCGCGCGGATCTCCGGGCAGGCCGGCCGGTCCGTCGCCGATCTGTCCGCCCAGGCCGCCGCGGCGCGGGCGCAGTTCCGTGGACCGTTCGAGGAGGCGCTTCGGAAGAGGGACCTTCCGGCGGCGCGGAGGCTTCTGCATGCCCTTCTGGGTTCCCGGGAGGCGGAGCCGCTGGCGGCGCTGCTCCTGCCGGCGGCGGTGGACCGCGCGCTCGCTCAGGCGTTCGCCGATCCCGCCCGGACGGCCCCGGTGGACGCGCGGCGGCTGGTTCAGTCGATCGAGGCGGCCTTGGCGGCGGGAGCGCCGCCCGGGCCGGCGCGGGAAACGGCGCTCGACCTTCGCACGGCGGCCCTTCTGGAGGATCTTCTCGAGCAAGCCCTGGAAGGCGCCCGTGCCGCTTCCCGGGACGCCAACCGGTTCAAGACGGGTTTCTCCTCCGCCCTGAAGGACGCGGTTTCCGCCGAGCCGGCGCCGCGCAAGCCGGGGGAGCCTCCGGCGCTTCTGGTGACCGTGGCCGGCGGAGCGGCCCGCACGGCCGTTCCTCTGACGCCGGTCGCGGGTCGTTCCGGACCCGTGCTGACGGAGGAGGATGTGGTGGCGCTGGCGCGACGCGCCCCCCAGGCGGCCGGGGACGATCATTTCGCCCTCAAGGCGTGCCTGTTTTTCTTCTTCGCCGGGAAGTTGCCGCAGGCGCGGGACTGGTTCGACCAGGTGCCCGCGCCCCAACGGGTAGGCCTGGAACGCCTGGCGGAGGCGCTGAAGGACGTTCCGTCGGGACGCGAGGAGGAAACCGCGCGCGCGCTCTACGAGGAAGCCTACGGGCTTTTCCGGAAGAAGGACGAAATCGGCGCCGCGCGCAAGTTCCGGGAGTGCGTCGAGAAGTACGGCCACACGGAGTACATGAAGAAGCCCTCTCCCGTCCTCGGCAAGAGCCGTCTGGAGATCGTGGAGGAACTCTTCCCGACACCGGGCCGTCCCCGCGGCGTTCGCCCGGAGCTGCGCCGGCTCTTCGCCGCCTCCGAAGTGAAGGAGGTCGGCCGCAACCGCGTCGAGGTCGTCTACACCTTCAAGGACGACCGCGAGCTTTCGCTGTTCTCCGTGGGCGAGGGGGTCGTGACCGCCACCCGCGTGCCGGGCGGAGTTCAGCTCTCCGGGTTGGGGATGTGGTACTGGGCTCCTCCCCTCAAGGGAAACGTCACGATCGAGGCGACCTTCCGGATTCAGCAGGAAGGCTCCTTCGGTCTTCTGGTGCATGGGGAGGGGGGCCGCGCCGGTTACATGGGCGTCGTGGATCTTCCCCTGGGCCAGGGGCAGGGACCGCTCGACGCGATCTTCAAGCTCCCCGTGGGAGAAGGGGCCCAGGCGTTCAACGCCATTCTCGCGCAGGGAGGGCGCGGGGAGCTTTCGCTGGTGCGCGGTTCGGGCTCCAACCAGGCGAGTTTTGCGCGGGAAGGGACGCGCCTGCGCCTGTCGATGGCGCGGGGCGTTCTGGAGACGGATCACGCCCA comes from Planctomycetota bacterium and encodes:
- a CDS encoding serine/threonine-protein kinase — its product is MTGAPAGGSKDDYSFGQVAIRENFCTFEQVKECLDIQTKLRGLGIEPKKLGEILIEKGYLTPEQAVQIVKLQAQSTASVKFSIPGYELLSKIGQGAMGTVYKARQVSMDRIVAIKILSPRYSKDRSFVERFVREARAVAKLNHENIILGIDVGEAGGVHYFVMEYVDGVPLSSVLKREGRLDEKRCLTIGLQIARALSHAHKHGIVHRDIKPENIMIASSGLAKLCDLGLAKQTKGDAGVTMDGTSVGTPNYISPEQARGEENIDTRSDIYSLGASLYHMATGSPPFSGSNPMVVMTKHVTEFPEPPRKRNPALSEAFSALILRMMQKRREDRPQDPDALIAEMERVLAGQAPVPAPSAERRPISVVQRPALERRHPTTHHRVSRLQGPASRTPAVVAAVALAALAAVFFIFLGGGDAEPPPASAAARPAPPAKAPPPPPPPAADPADRLRKDLEAFRELAEAQMRRDDPERFTGPYRTILEQIERARKNSDFAAQKAWLEEQTRFEEKVNQAILQTEWLPRKKRVDEHFAAGRYAQALTELQALDEVYKWLARGPASRKTKAGEECDEYLERVRRSLEESTLSGLERVERLFADPAQRREAYRQLDALVVSAPPAQKEDLEARRRDLFRRELGEILGSSPTPDRIRKAQERLAELRAAHKENPAAIAALAEEGARISGQAGRSVADLSAQAAAARAQFRGPFEEALRKRDLPAARRLLHALLGSREAEPLAALLLPAAVDRALAQAFADPARTAPVDARRLVQSIEAALAAGAPPGPARETALDLRTAALLEDLLEQALEGARAASRDANRFKTGFSSALKDAVSAEPAPRKPGEPPALLVTVAGGAARTAVPLTPVAGRSGPVLTEEDVVALARRAPQAAGDDHFALKACLFFFFAGKLPQARDWFDQVPAPQRVGLERLAEALKDVPSGREEETARALYEEAYGLFRKKDEIGAARKFRECVEKYGHTEYMKKPSPVLGKSRLEIVEELFPTPGRPRGVRPELRRLFAASEVKEVGRNRVEVVYTFKDDRELSLFSVGEGVVTATRVPGGVQLSGLGMWYWAPPLKGNVTIEATFRIQQEGSFGLLVHGEGGRAGYMGVVDLPLGQGQGPLDAIFKLPVGEGAQAFNAILAQGGRGELSLVRGSGSNQASFAREGTRLRLSMARGVLETDHAQFSEGRAGCAPLFGTVILERLRIVGEVDGAWLDAELKKLESVGK